The Rhodocytophaga rosea genome has a segment encoding these proteins:
- a CDS encoding energy transducer TonB, with the protein MRKFLTVLFVILSTLTFATSKINNNAYKSDTIYSYDEVDTKPTVEKGMESLYKKWNSVVKYPAKARINNIEGKLFVSFIVDEMGNITDYKVEEGLGYGCDEAAIKALIKTKLQWTPGIKDGKPVKVRLVLPFAFKLT; encoded by the coding sequence ATGAGAAAATTTCTAACAGTTTTATTTGTGATACTATCAACCCTCACATTTGCAACATCCAAAATCAACAACAACGCTTATAAATCCGATACGATCTATTCCTACGACGAGGTGGACACTAAGCCGACAGTAGAGAAAGGAATGGAGTCATTATATAAAAAATGGAATTCTGTAGTGAAGTACCCTGCAAAAGCAAGAATAAACAATATTGAAGGAAAACTTTTTGTTTCTTTTATTGTAGACGAGATGGGCAATATCACCGATTACAAGGTTGAAGAAGGGCTCGGATATGGCTGTGACGAGGCTGCAATCAAGGCTTTGATAAAGACTAAGCTACAATGGACGCCAGGAATAAAAGATGGAAAGCCTGTCAAAGTCCGACTGGTTTTACCATTTGCATTTAAGCTTACTTAA
- a CDS encoding IS256 family transposase: protein MQPDKPILTKEFLSQFKSEQDLTQFFTDLYKQALNQMLEGELDEHLGYGRYERKPIADGNYRNGKKEKQLKTTYGKLDVQVPRDREGSFEPQLVKKRQTALAKVEDAVLSLYSRGMSTRDIEQQIKELYGVELSEGTVSRITSRIVNLVTEWQQRPLQPVYLMLWLDALRFHVRHEHKVICKSCYLAIGLNPEGKKEVLGIWLSATESASFWLQVLTDLIGRGVRDILLAATDNLVGLPEAVQATFSQSLVQVCLCHQIRNSLAYVAFDERKEFAKDLYPIYQAATREIAETHLLKLEEKWSKKYPQVVKSWFTNWNRLSVYFDFPQEIRRLLYTTNIIESLNSMIRKYTRNKLVFPDDQAVLKTVYLALEQVSKKWTMPVAHWQRILAQFAILYPDRVKLNL from the coding sequence ATGCAACCTGATAAACCTATTCTGACCAAGGAATTTCTCTCCCAATTTAAGAGTGAACAGGACTTAACTCAATTTTTTACTGATTTATATAAGCAAGCCTTAAATCAGATGCTGGAAGGAGAACTCGATGAGCATCTGGGCTATGGCCGTTATGAACGCAAGCCTATTGCTGATGGCAACTATCGCAATGGCAAGAAAGAGAAACAACTCAAGACCACCTATGGCAAATTAGATGTGCAGGTACCTCGGGACCGGGAAGGCAGTTTTGAGCCACAACTTGTGAAAAAAAGACAAACTGCGTTGGCTAAAGTGGAAGACGCTGTACTTTCCTTGTATAGTAGGGGAATGAGTACCAGAGACATCGAGCAACAAATCAAAGAATTATATGGAGTAGAGTTATCTGAGGGCACTGTCTCCCGGATTACTTCCCGCATAGTCAACTTAGTCACCGAATGGCAGCAGCGACCTTTACAACCGGTCTATTTGATGCTCTGGTTGGATGCTTTACGCTTTCATGTCAGACATGAACACAAAGTAATCTGTAAGTCCTGTTATTTAGCCATTGGCTTAAATCCGGAAGGCAAAAAGGAGGTATTGGGCATATGGCTGTCGGCCACTGAGTCTGCTTCCTTTTGGTTGCAAGTACTTACGGACTTAATAGGACGGGGCGTAAGAGACATTTTATTGGCTGCTACCGATAATTTAGTAGGGTTGCCTGAAGCTGTCCAAGCTACTTTCTCTCAAAGTTTGGTACAAGTATGTCTCTGTCACCAGATTCGTAATTCCTTAGCCTATGTGGCTTTTGATGAGCGCAAAGAGTTTGCTAAGGATTTATACCCTATCTACCAGGCAGCCACTAGAGAAATAGCTGAAACACACTTATTGAAACTGGAAGAGAAGTGGAGTAAAAAGTATCCACAAGTAGTCAAAAGCTGGTTTACTAACTGGAACAGGCTAAGTGTGTACTTTGACTTCCCGCAGGAAATCCGCCGCTTGCTCTACACTACTAACATTATTGAGAGTTTAAATAGTATGATTCGCAAGTATACCCGCAATAAGTTAGTATTCCCGGATGATCAGGCGGTGCTGAAAACGGTATATTTAGCTTTGGAGCAGGTAAGTAAAAAATGGACCATGCCTGTGGCTCATTGGCAGCGAATCCTGGCGCAATTTGCTATCCTGTATCCGGATAGAGTCAAGTTAAACCTATGA
- a CDS encoding IS3 family transposase — translation MERKSLVSPQAKLSLRQQCRLLSISRASFYYEPKQENADNLGMMQLMDAHILEEPTAGVLTMQSMLEEKGYKAGYERIRRLMRLANIRPIYPRKQLTQLGDKKYIYPYLLRNLKVERANQVWAIDITYVAMAKGFMYLTAVIDVYSRYIVGWGLSNTLDAEASLQVLKAAVAEHGKPGIVNSDQGSQFTCKEYVEYLKSESIRISMDGKGRALDNIFIERFWRTIKYQHIYLNPATDGISLYQGISGWMEKYNQRPHQGIDRNKPINLYKMAA, via the coding sequence ATGGAGCGTAAATCACTGGTTAGTCCTCAAGCAAAGCTTAGCCTTCGCCAGCAATGCCGTTTACTTTCTATCAGCCGGGCCTCTTTCTATTATGAGCCTAAACAAGAGAATGCAGATAATTTAGGAATGATGCAGCTCATGGATGCCCATATATTAGAAGAACCAACGGCCGGAGTGCTGACAATGCAGTCGATGCTGGAGGAAAAGGGTTATAAAGCAGGTTACGAGCGGATAAGAAGATTGATGCGGCTGGCTAACATCCGGCCTATCTACCCCCGAAAGCAACTGACGCAGTTAGGGGACAAAAAGTATATCTATCCTTATTTGCTCAGGAACTTAAAAGTAGAGCGGGCAAACCAGGTATGGGCTATAGATATTACCTATGTTGCGATGGCTAAAGGGTTTATGTATTTGACGGCTGTGATAGATGTGTATAGCCGCTATATTGTGGGCTGGGGCTTGTCTAATACATTGGATGCTGAGGCTAGCTTGCAGGTGTTGAAAGCAGCGGTAGCTGAGCATGGTAAGCCCGGGATTGTCAACAGCGACCAGGGTAGCCAGTTTACCTGTAAAGAGTATGTAGAATATTTAAAAAGTGAATCTATCCGTATCAGTATGGATGGCAAAGGCAGGGCACTGGATAATATATTTATAGAAAGGTTTTGGCGGACCATTAAATACCAGCATATTTACCTGAACCCGGCCACTGATGGCATCTCCCTCTACCAGGGCATCAGTGGCTGGATGGAGAAATACAATCAAAGGCCACACCAGGGAATTGACCGAAACAAGCCCATTAATCTTTATAAAATGGCAGCTTAA
- a CDS encoding IS630 family transposase, whose product MLTFLLQRYYAPLAAKGVVSHWKVYYQDESRFGLMTVLRRAITLAGIKPVGAYQHRFIYRYCYGLVEPLTGDHFFITAPQVNTLYFEYMLEEFSRHQPQVFKFIFVDKAGYHRAKALQVPQNIRLVYLPSSNPELNPVERLWGDMKNKVAFHNFSHEQELEAWITNTAKSYGQRQIASLTGYPYILEAISKITTSIE is encoded by the coding sequence GTGCTCACTTTCCTCTTACAGCGCTACTATGCTCCTTTGGCTGCCAAAGGGGTAGTCAGCCATTGGAAGGTGTACTATCAGGATGAGAGCCGCTTTGGTTTGATGACTGTTTTGAGAAGAGCCATCACCCTTGCCGGCATAAAACCGGTAGGAGCCTATCAGCACCGCTTCATCTACCGCTACTGCTATGGATTGGTAGAACCGCTGACAGGAGATCACTTCTTTATTACTGCCCCACAGGTTAACACGCTTTACTTTGAGTATATGCTTGAGGAGTTTAGCCGCCATCAACCGCAAGTGTTCAAGTTTATCTTTGTAGACAAAGCAGGCTATCACCGGGCAAAAGCCTTGCAAGTGCCCCAAAATATCCGCCTGGTGTATTTACCTTCTTCCAACCCTGAACTCAATCCGGTCGAAAGGCTGTGGGGGGATATGAAAAACAAAGTAGCTTTTCACAACTTCAGCCATGAACAAGAACTGGAAGCCTGGATCACTAATACGGCTAAAAGTTATGGGCAAAGACAGATCGCCTCTCTAACCGGATACCCTTACATTTTAGAAGCCATCAGCAAGATTACAACCTCTATAGAATAG
- a CDS encoding transposase, whose protein sequence is MKKTRRKFTAAFKAKVALEALKERETLAALSARFEVHANQISLWKQEFLTNSELVFSSTEGKEKEEQVNLDALYAKIGQLEMERDFLKKSLKKTGL, encoded by the coding sequence ATGAAAAAAACGAGGAGAAAATTTACAGCTGCTTTCAAGGCGAAAGTGGCATTGGAAGCGCTTAAAGAGCGGGAAACATTAGCGGCTTTGTCGGCCCGCTTTGAGGTACACGCCAACCAGATATCGCTGTGGAAGCAGGAATTTTTAACTAATTCGGAGCTGGTATTCTCTTCCACAGAAGGGAAAGAAAAAGAAGAGCAGGTAAACTTAGATGCGCTTTATGCTAAGATTGGGCAACTGGAGATGGAACGCGACTTTTTAAAAAAAAGCTTGAAGAAGACCGGACTGTAA
- a CDS encoding DUF7619 domain-containing protein encodes MHYKLLPINVFYFFLLTFFIYLPVKAQFVSKFGSYGTGNGQFDLPISVDVDAAGNIYVVDYQNHRIQKFDPNGKFLLKFGRYGAGNGQLDYPTDLAVDIAGNIYVVDWNNYRIQKFNSNGQFLLKFGSQGNGDGQFIRPSKIAVDIAGNVYVTDGPGPNNCIQKFNSNGKFLMKFGTYGTGDGQFNAPTAIAVDVAGNIYVADYWNYRIQKFNANGQFLSKFGSNRQFAELSDITIDVGGNIYVADYIIKKFNSEGQLLSGFGYPVTDGTGDGELNSPRGVAVDVAGNIYVADMRNYRIQKFYIGPAISKPNHIKGSIFNDKNADCVKNADDNGLANLVVIAQPGNYYATTDSLGNYTLAVDIGNYTIQQVIPYDKSAFIKQICPIEPKTHSVKFTAYNDSVVGKDFANQISIVPYLSVSVSSDRRRRCMTNNTTVTYCNNGTADATNVKVYVKLPEYVLLRSASLPYTQDNDSNYVFSIGSLAAQACGSIEIQDLVICDNFEIMGLTQCTKAWITPANDRTASDAWDQSDIHAKARCTDNGRVRLGMYNMGNGSMADSSSFRIYLDTQLAFIGNFKLAKGDSLILQVPANGQTVRLEADQLSSHPSRKQSFVTIEACGINSNGTVSVGFVNQQTQEEEEPEIATECLPIIDSFDPNDKAVSPQGIGNEHYTPTKKALDYVIRFQNTGTDVAYKVVVVDTLSNYLDISTLQVRAVSHAYKMTVSGKGKPVLTFTFNNINLPDSTKDQLASNGYIRFSIKPKEGLPEKIIIKNYADIFFDFNKPVRTNITFNTIYDIPLVVVESAKLDQSIVCKTTNTSIQAGISRSICEQDTVVTQAIVPLVGKGRWKLISGRGLFQDIENATTIISGLAYGENIFEWSISANSCGSDSLRAQITITRQKKPNTPIITQQGTENLVCNIVGSNYEWFFQGVTIDKHTQSIQVSQAGLYMVKVSNQQGCWSDASAAFKYILPCYTTNTIVNAGINQTLCEQDSIILQAVHPMHGRGNWKLVSGQGEIQDTQAANSLVKGLSYGENVFEWKVSSNTCIDSLKALVTITRIQKPITPVITQLGADSLVCNVVADSYEWQLEGEVQAMNSQRIKVDSPGKYTVRVKNQQGCVSDLSAPFNYVLTSTESYLSTLIKIYPNPTNDKTTIILPAESGQKAEISVWDALGRNIMIKNLISSTNQYKAVFDLSSEKTGIYIIKIQTTKGIIFKRIIKN; translated from the coding sequence ATGCATTATAAACTTCTACCAATTAATGTTTTTTACTTCTTTTTATTAACATTTTTTATTTATCTCCCTGTAAAGGCACAATTCGTCTCAAAGTTTGGTAGTTATGGTACAGGTAATGGCCAATTTGATTTGCCAATTAGTGTAGATGTAGATGCAGCTGGTAATATATACGTAGTGGATTATCAGAATCACCGCATCCAAAAGTTTGATCCCAATGGTAAATTTCTATTAAAGTTTGGTCGTTATGGTGCAGGTAATGGCCAACTTGATTATCCTACTGATTTAGCCGTTGATATAGCAGGAAATATTTACGTTGTTGACTGGAATAATTATCGTATCCAAAAGTTTAACTCTAATGGTCAATTTCTGTTAAAGTTTGGTAGTCAAGGTAATGGGGATGGACAGTTTATTCGTCCTAGTAAGATTGCTGTAGATATAGCAGGTAATGTTTATGTTACAGATGGTCCTGGTCCTAATAACTGTATCCAAAAATTTAACTCTAATGGCAAATTTCTTATGAAATTTGGCACCTATGGTACTGGGGATGGACAGTTTAATGCACCTACAGCAATAGCTGTAGATGTAGCTGGCAATATTTATGTTGCTGATTATTGGAATTATAGAATTCAAAAGTTTAATGCTAATGGTCAGTTTCTCTCAAAGTTTGGCAGTAATAGACAATTTGCTGAATTAAGTGATATAACTATAGATGTTGGAGGTAATATTTATGTTGCTGATTATATTATTAAAAAATTCAACTCAGAGGGCCAATTACTATCAGGGTTTGGTTACCCTGTTACTGATGGTACCGGTGATGGAGAGCTTAATAGCCCTAGAGGTGTAGCTGTAGATGTAGCTGGCAATATTTATGTTGCTGATATGCGTAATTATCGTATTCAAAAGTTCTACATAGGTCCAGCTATCAGTAAACCAAATCATATAAAAGGGAGTATTTTTAATGATAAAAATGCGGACTGCGTAAAAAATGCAGATGATAACGGATTAGCTAATTTAGTTGTTATTGCTCAGCCAGGAAATTATTATGCTACTACAGATTCATTAGGCAATTACACTTTAGCTGTAGATATAGGTAATTATACAATTCAACAAGTAATTCCTTACGATAAAAGTGCTTTTATCAAGCAAATCTGCCCAATAGAACCGAAGACTCACTCAGTAAAATTTACCGCTTATAATGATAGTGTAGTAGGAAAAGACTTTGCTAATCAAATATCCATCGTGCCTTATCTCTCAGTGAGTGTTTCTTCTGATAGAAGAAGGAGATGTATGACTAACAATACTACTGTAACTTATTGTAACAATGGCACTGCAGATGCCACTAATGTGAAAGTATATGTAAAGCTACCAGAATACGTGTTACTAAGAAGTGCTAGTTTACCCTATACTCAAGATAATGATAGTAATTATGTTTTCAGCATTGGTTCGCTAGCTGCTCAGGCATGTGGTAGTATTGAAATTCAAGATTTAGTAATTTGTGATAACTTTGAAATTATGGGACTTACTCAATGTACCAAAGCATGGATTACGCCTGCCAATGATAGAACTGCTTCTGATGCTTGGGATCAATCAGATATACATGCAAAGGCTAGGTGTACAGATAATGGCAGGGTACGCTTAGGTATGTATAATATGGGTAATGGTAGTATGGCAGATAGTAGTTCCTTTCGGATTTATTTAGATACACAACTAGCCTTTATTGGTAATTTTAAATTAGCTAAAGGAGATAGTCTAATTCTGCAAGTACCAGCTAATGGACAAACCGTGAGGCTAGAAGCAGATCAACTATCTAGTCATCCTTCCCGAAAGCAAAGTTTTGTCACTATTGAAGCTTGCGGAATCAATAGTAATGGCACTGTGAGTGTAGGCTTTGTTAATCAACAAACTCAAGAAGAGGAAGAGCCTGAAATAGCCACTGAATGCTTGCCTATAATTGATTCTTTTGATCCCAATGATAAGGCAGTTTCACCGCAAGGAATAGGTAATGAACATTATACTCCTACTAAGAAGGCCTTGGATTATGTGATCCGTTTTCAAAACACTGGAACCGATGTTGCTTACAAAGTAGTAGTAGTAGATACTCTTTCAAATTATTTAGATATTAGCACTCTTCAAGTAAGAGCGGTTTCCCATGCATATAAAATGACTGTGTCTGGAAAAGGAAAGCCAGTACTTACTTTTACCTTTAATAATATTAATCTGCCGGATAGTACTAAAGATCAATTAGCGAGTAATGGATATATACGATTTAGTATTAAGCCAAAAGAGGGGCTACCAGAAAAAATCATTATAAAAAACTATGCAGACATTTTCTTTGATTTTAATAAGCCAGTCCGTACAAACATTACTTTTAACACGATTTATGATATACCATTGGTTGTGGTAGAATCAGCCAAATTAGATCAAAGTATTGTTTGTAAAACAACCAATACAAGTATTCAAGCCGGTATAAGCCGATCTATTTGTGAACAAGATACCGTTGTAACGCAAGCCATTGTTCCTTTAGTAGGGAAAGGCCGATGGAAACTAATTAGTGGAAGGGGCTTATTTCAAGATATAGAAAATGCAACAACTATAATTTCGGGTTTAGCTTATGGAGAAAATATATTTGAATGGAGTATATCTGCTAATTCATGTGGTAGTGACTCTCTACGTGCTCAGATAACTATTACACGCCAAAAGAAACCTAACACTCCGATAATTACTCAACAGGGCACAGAAAACTTAGTATGTAATATAGTAGGTAGTAATTATGAGTGGTTCTTCCAGGGAGTAACAATAGATAAACATACCCAGTCTATTCAAGTAAGTCAAGCTGGTCTTTATATGGTTAAAGTAAGTAATCAACAAGGATGTTGGTCCGATGCCTCAGCTGCTTTTAAATATATACTTCCATGTTATACTACTAATACTATTGTAAATGCAGGAATTAATCAAACACTTTGTGAACAGGATTCTATCATCTTGCAAGCCGTGCATCCTATGCATGGTAGAGGTAACTGGAAACTGGTAAGTGGCCAAGGAGAAATTCAAGACACTCAAGCAGCTAACTCTTTAGTAAAAGGTTTAAGTTATGGAGAAAATGTGTTTGAGTGGAAAGTTTCTTCTAACACCTGCATAGATTCTTTGAAAGCACTAGTAACCATTACTCGTATTCAAAAACCAATTACTCCGGTTATTACTCAATTAGGTGCTGATAGTTTAGTGTGCAACGTAGTGGCTGATAGTTATGAATGGCAATTAGAGGGAGAGGTTCAAGCTATGAATAGTCAACGAATAAAGGTTGATAGCCCAGGCAAGTATACAGTGAGGGTGAAGAATCAACAAGGCTGTGTATCTGATCTTTCTGCTCCATTTAATTATGTTCTTACTTCAACTGAGTCTTACCTATCAACTCTAATAAAAATTTATCCTAATCCAACAAATGATAAAACGACTATAATCCTTCCTGCTGAATCAGGGCAGAAAGCAGAAATATCAGTTTGGGATGCTTTAGGAAGAAATATTATGATTAAAAATCTAATTTCTAGTACCAATCAGTATAAAGCGGTTTTTGATCTTTCATCTGAAAAAACAGGGATTTATATAATTAAGATTCAAACAACTAAAGGGATTATTTTTAAACGCATTATTAAAAACTAA
- a CDS encoding tellurite resistance TerB family protein, giving the protein MEQDPPISCPHQAFFAVIFACMAADGYVNAQEVETFVKILSKRKQFEGQSGVELFKFLFKVHQQVGGSKALIQQAAPLVDPSERKALFAAAIEAMQADTIYHVEELALIETLQGSLGISAEEVMLDLTVLERIAST; this is encoded by the coding sequence ATGGAACAAGACCCCCCAATTAGCTGTCCCCACCAAGCTTTTTTTGCTGTCATCTTTGCCTGTATGGCCGCTGATGGATATGTAAATGCCCAAGAAGTAGAGACTTTTGTAAAAATACTCTCTAAAAGAAAACAGTTTGAAGGGCAAAGTGGGGTAGAACTTTTTAAATTTTTATTTAAAGTTCACCAACAAGTAGGGGGTAGCAAAGCTTTAATTCAACAAGCAGCGCCACTTGTAGATCCATCCGAACGAAAAGCTTTATTTGCTGCAGCCATAGAAGCTATGCAAGCTGATACAATATACCATGTTGAAGAATTAGCCCTGATTGAAACCCTGCAAGGCAGTCTCGGTATTTCTGCAGAAGAGGTTATGTTGGATCTTACTGTTTTGGAAAGGATTGCCTCAACATAG
- a CDS encoding two-component regulator propeller domain-containing protein, with amino-acid sequence MEDKTGKLWIGTRGEAFVYNGKRFTTLTHDGNAFQNVFSIIEDKKGNVWLGRDGLWCYDGRTFTKVSDRGVYAIIEDKKGNIWTTGQVKPDRSLWELCRYDQESLYTKKPTVTQILSRGPALLGLLAANDGSIWVGATGELYRYDGETLINFTSKESQK; translated from the coding sequence ATGGAAGACAAAACCGGCAAACTATGGATCGGCACCAGAGGGGAGGCTTTCGTTTATAACGGAAAAAGATTTACCACTTTAACCCATGATGGAAACGCTTTTCAAAACGTTTTCTCGATCATCGAAGATAAAAAGGGCAATGTTTGGCTTGGTCGCGATGGTCTTTGGTGCTATGACGGCAGAACTTTCACCAAGGTATCTGATAGGGGTGTGTATGCCATCATTGAAGATAAAAAAGGAAATATCTGGACTACAGGTCAAGTAAAACCTGATAGGAGTTTATGGGAACTTTGTCGCTATGATCAAGAGTCCTTATATACTAAAAAGCCCACGGTAACTCAAATCCTGTCAAGAGGACCTGCTTTATTGGGGCTTCTTGCAGCCAATGATGGAAGTATTTGGGTTGGAGCAACTGGTGAATTGTATCGGTATGATGGAGAGACCCTCATCAACTTTACAAGTAAAGAAAGTCAGAAATAA
- a CDS encoding helix-turn-helix domain-containing protein yields the protein MGRVTKTELIESAEQLLKMSKKIAHPLAGARLRAFYLYKSGQAKAYGQIAAAVGYERHAVGQWFRLYKQKGLQACLQIDPGGHKRASQIAGKVLEQLKAKLADPNNYFTSYKQIHEWLHTAHGIDLSYEHVHWFVHRQLGAKLKVVRKSNLKKDLAYEQKYKKN from the coding sequence ATGGGAAGAGTAACCAAAACTGAGCTCATCGAGAGTGCCGAGCAGTTGCTGAAGATGAGCAAAAAAATAGCCCATCCGCTAGCCGGAGCCAGACTGCGGGCTTTTTACCTCTACAAGAGTGGGCAGGCTAAAGCGTATGGACAAATAGCTGCTGCCGTAGGCTATGAGCGTCATGCAGTGGGCCAGTGGTTCCGGCTTTACAAACAGAAAGGGCTGCAAGCCTGTCTTCAGATAGATCCGGGCGGCCACAAAAGGGCATCACAGATTGCAGGTAAAGTACTTGAGCAGTTGAAGGCAAAGCTTGCTGATCCAAACAACTATTTTACTTCTTATAAGCAAATCCATGAGTGGTTGCACACGGCGCATGGCATTGATCTGAGCTATGAGCATGTACATTGGTTTGTCCACCGACAGCTGGGGGCAAAGCTGAAAGTGGTTAGAAAGAGCAACCTGAAAAAGGATCTAGCCTATGAGCAGAAGTATAAAAAAAACTAA
- a CDS encoding S41 family peptidase: protein MIANTEVNYAGFPNKVNAQNINEYLILKKDLKTKAATLTEAKPCFFVLREFVKFFYDSHFSLTYTNENDFDVEIIELSKDAFKKQLNAKTTHPLEGIWTDQDSSLVIGIKKYSNNTFKAIVLETKDPKIPLGLVYMTISSGKGGLNVKYYNSFSSTDYPIKLKGNLLQGWSDKLFGRIFPNQMNDLEKSELSTWKNYNRGIDFYKLSPRTAVLKIPTFANNDDKIAQLVGQNDSIIRSSENLIVDLTGNSGGSTGWVSFLGYFMTKPIVQQNGFLRVSPENVKAKLKDIEPYVIHPIPAEYEKYFPETTLKLYKKAYEELPTTKKQFYSIPSVAFPLDSITVNPKKIALVVDNLCGSSTEYFFYLSKESAKTTTYGVNTFGMMDYEGASSQMLPYANFRVSIPIVKSSWTDSNPIDRTGFTPDVILDKTKPESWIKDIQKRLER, encoded by the coding sequence TTGATTGCTAACACAGAAGTTAACTACGCTGGATTCCCAAATAAAGTGAACGCTCAAAATATAAATGAATACTTGATATTAAAGAAAGATTTAAAAACTAAAGCAGCTACGCTTACCGAAGCAAAGCCTTGTTTTTTTGTTTTGAGGGAGTTTGTCAAATTCTTTTATGACAGCCACTTTTCCTTAACCTATACTAATGAAAACGACTTTGATGTTGAAATAATAGAACTATCCAAGGATGCTTTTAAAAAACAATTAAATGCAAAAACTACACACCCATTAGAAGGGATTTGGACAGATCAAGATAGTAGTTTAGTGATTGGTATTAAAAAATATTCTAATAATACCTTCAAAGCCATTGTTTTAGAAACCAAAGACCCAAAAATCCCTTTAGGACTTGTCTATATGACGATTAGCTCTGGTAAAGGGGGATTAAATGTGAAATACTACAATAGTTTTTCATCAACGGATTATCCGATTAAACTGAAAGGTAATTTGTTACAAGGCTGGAGCGATAAACTATTTGGAAGAATATTTCCAAACCAAATGAATGATCTTGAGAAAAGCGAATTAAGCACTTGGAAGAATTATAACAGGGGAATTGATTTTTACAAACTATCGCCAAGAACCGCAGTATTAAAAATTCCCACCTTTGCAAATAATGATGATAAAATCGCACAGTTGGTAGGGCAGAATGATTCCATCATACGTTCTAGTGAAAACCTGATTGTAGATTTAACCGGTAACAGTGGGGGAAGTACTGGTTGGGTATCCTTCCTTGGTTACTTTATGACCAAACCCATCGTTCAGCAAAACGGATTTCTAAGAGTATCTCCAGAGAATGTAAAAGCAAAATTGAAAGACATAGAACCTTATGTGATTCATCCGATTCCGGCTGAATATGAAAAGTATTTTCCCGAAACTACACTCAAACTTTATAAGAAAGCTTATGAAGAGTTACCGACAACCAAAAAACAATTCTATTCTATTCCTAGTGTGGCCTTTCCATTAGACTCAATAACAGTTAATCCAAAAAAGATAGCCTTAGTAGTAGACAATCTATGTGGAAGCTCAACAGAATACTTCTTTTATCTATCAAAGGAAAGTGCTAAAACTACAACTTACGGAGTGAATACTTTTGGTATGATGGATTATGAAGGTGCTTCTTCTCAGATGCTACCCTATGCTAATTTTAGGGTGAGTATACCAATTGTAAAATCAAGCTGGACAGACAGCAATCCTATAGATAGAACAGGTTTTACACCTGATGTCATTTTGGACAAAACAAAGCCTGAAAGCTGGATAAAAGATATCCAAAAAAGGTTGGAGAGATAA
- a CDS encoding two-component regulator propeller domain-containing protein — protein MMNYVYALFLPFIFYTFCQGQNQTDRTTEIVYSPPKDTVTSYGPTLMVRNIKQDRKGNILIAGSNFSVFGDAFRYDGTSFTNLTSEVGSHRFWDVLEDRRGNLWLASLESGVYYYNGQSFQHFTTKQGLANNSVNCIYEDNIIPRLV, from the coding sequence ATGATGAACTACGTATATGCTTTATTTTTGCCCTTTATATTTTATACTTTTTGTCAAGGACAAAACCAAACAGACCGAACAACAGAAATTGTCTATTCCCCACCCAAAGATACAGTCACTTCCTACGGGCCTACTCTAATGGTTCGTAATATAAAGCAAGATAGAAAGGGCAATATTTTGATTGCCGGCTCTAACTTCTCAGTATTTGGTGATGCTTTTCGATACGATGGAACATCCTTTACTAATCTGACCAGTGAAGTGGGTTCGCACAGATTTTGGGATGTGCTGGAAGATCGACGCGGGAATCTTTGGTTGGCTTCTTTAGAGTCGGGTGTCTATTATTACAATGGACAATCCTTTCAACATTTTACAACCAAGCAGGGACTTGCCAATAATTCGGTTAATTGTATTTATGAAGACAATATAATACCTCGATTAGTTTAG